From Pseudoramibacter sp.:
AATCAATACGATGTTTCGATGGCCCATGCTGTCAATTAATCGTCAAAATCCTTTGAGAATCGGTAATTGACACGCATGAGCTTGCCGCCTACTTTCTTTTCCCGGCGTTTTTCCAAACCGTAAAC
This genomic window contains:
- a CDS encoding stress-responsive transcriptional regulator PspC → MKKFFAAFGAVIAGLTIGIGMVYGLEKRREKKVGGKLMRVNYRFSKDFDD